The genome window TAGAATGTGCATTGTTTGCAAAGGCCGTTATGAAAAGCAAGGTTTGCATCAATTCCAAATAAAAAATTCTCAAATTATCACTAAAGTGGAATTTGGCAGGAGTTTATATATTTGTAATTCATGTTTTGATAAAGATGAAAAAACATTGCAAAGGGCTTTTATGAGAGCTTGCAAAGGCAATTTTCATGGTAATATAAATCAGCAGGATTTAAAGGAGATATTTTTTAATGGCAGATGTAAAGATTAGCGAGATCGCTCAAGAGTTAGGATATACAAGTAAAGAAATTATAGAAAAAGCCAATGAAATGGGCTTAGAAGATATCAAATCCCCTAACAAAAAAGTATCTTCTGAAATCGCAGAAGCGATTTATCAATATGTTCAATCAGGTGAAATATTAGATGTAGTAAAAAAAGTGGCCAAACCTAAAAAAGAAAGTACAGCAAAAAAAACTACTAAAAAAGAAGAAAATAAAAAAGAAGAGAAAAAAACTACTACTAAAAAAGAAAGTAAAAGCCCTGCTAAAGCAGCAAGTGAAAAAAAAGATGAAATAAAAAAAGAAGAAAAACAACCTGAAAATCCTATAAAAAATGAAGTATTAGAAGAAAAAAAAGAAGAAATTAAACTCGATGAAAAGCTAGGTTCTAATTTAAATTTAGCCAAAAGAAGAGGCTTGGTCATCGTTAAAAAGAAAAAAGAAGAAAGCAAAGAAACTCAAATAAATAAAGAAGAAAAAGCTAGTACACAAACTACTCAAGGTCTAAGCCTTAGTATGATTTTTTCAAATTCAGATGAGAATTTAAAAAGAAAGAAAAAAGAAAAGAAAAATCATCCTGTAGCAAGCAAAAAAGAAAGCACTACTAAAATGGATCTTTTAGGAGATAAAGACTTTGCTGATATTTCTTTAGAAGATGATGATATGGTAGTTTTACCTGATTTTAGTGTAAAAGAAAACAAACCAGCACAACCAGCAAATAAAAAACAACCAAATATCTTAAAGCAATCTCTAAATAATTCTATCAATCCATTTGGCGAGGGTGGTATACAAAGAAGAAGTCGTAAAAAGCCACCTAAAAAGGTAGAAAAAAAAGAAAGTGAAGCGATCACAAGTGTAAGCATACCTAAAGAAATTCGTGTGTATGAATTTGCTGAAAAACTTGGTAAAAACACTGGAGAAGTTATCTCTAAGCTTTTTATGCTTGGTATGATGACGACTAAAAATGACTTTTTGGATGAAGATGCTATAGAAATTCTTGCAGCTGAATTTGGCGTGGAGATTAATATCATCGATGAGGCTGATGAATTTGATTATGTAAAAGATTATGATGAAAATCAAACAGAAGAAAATTTAAGCCAAAGAGCTCCGGTTATCACGATCATGGGGCATGTGGATCATGGTAAGACTTCTTTGCTTGATTATATAAGAAAATCACGCATTGCAAGTGGCGAAGCAGGCGGGATCACTCAGCATGTGGGCGCTTATATGGTGGAAAAAAATGGTAGAAAAATCACTTTTATCGATACTCCAGGCCATGAGGCATTTACTGCTATGCGTGCAAGGGGAGCTAGTATAACGGATATTGTTATTATCGTAGTAGCTGCAGATGATGGGGTAAAACCGCAAACTAAAGAAGCGATCAATCATGCAAAAGCAGCTAATGTGCCTATCATCATCGCTATTAATAAAATGGATAAAGAAAACGCAAATCCTGACATGGTAAAAACCCAGCTAGCAGAAATGGATATCATGCCAGTAGAATGGGGTGGAAGTCATGAGTTTGTGCCAGTTTCAGCTAAAAAGGGTGATGGTATAGAGGATTTACTTGAAATTGTATTATTACAAGCTGATATTTTAGAGCTTAAAGCAAATCCAAAAGCCCATGCTAAAGCAAGTATTATAGAATCTTCAGTGCAAAAAGGTAGAGGTCCTGTGGCTACTATCATTGTGCAAAATGGTACTTTAAGAGTGGGAAATACAGTTGTAGCAGGGGAAGCTTATGGTAAAGTGCGTGCTATGAGTGATGATCAGGGCAAAGCTTTAAAAGAAATAGGCCCAGGTGAGTGTGGGGTAATCATAGGTCTTAGTGAAGTAGCTGATGCAGGAGAAACGCTAATAGCTGTAGATAGTGATAAGCAAGCAAGAGAATATGCTAATAAGCGCCATGAATACAACCGCCAAAAAGAACTAAGCAAATCCACTAAAGT of Campylobacter lari contains these proteins:
- a CDS encoding DUF448 domain-containing protein, whose amino-acid sequence is MKNHIPIRMCIVCKGRYEKQGLHQFQIKNSQIITKVEFGRSLYICNSCFDKDEKTLQRAFMRACKGNFHGNINQQDLKEIFFNGRCKD
- the infB gene encoding translation initiation factor IF-2; the encoded protein is MADVKISEIAQELGYTSKEIIEKANEMGLEDIKSPNKKVSSEIAEAIYQYVQSGEILDVVKKVAKPKKESTAKKTTKKEENKKEEKKTTTKKESKSPAKAASEKKDEIKKEEKQPENPIKNEVLEEKKEEIKLDEKLGSNLNLAKRRGLVIVKKKKEESKETQINKEEKASTQTTQGLSLSMIFSNSDENLKRKKKEKKNHPVASKKESTTKMDLLGDKDFADISLEDDDMVVLPDFSVKENKPAQPANKKQPNILKQSLNNSINPFGEGGIQRRSRKKPPKKVEKKESEAITSVSIPKEIRVYEFAEKLGKNTGEVISKLFMLGMMTTKNDFLDEDAIEILAAEFGVEINIIDEADEFDYVKDYDENQTEENLSQRAPVITIMGHVDHGKTSLLDYIRKSRIASGEAGGITQHVGAYMVEKNGRKITFIDTPGHEAFTAMRARGASITDIVIIVVAADDGVKPQTKEAINHAKAANVPIIIAINKMDKENANPDMVKTQLAEMDIMPVEWGGSHEFVPVSAKKGDGIEDLLEIVLLQADILELKANPKAHAKASIIESSVQKGRGPVATIIVQNGTLRVGNTVVAGEAYGKVRAMSDDQGKALKEIGPGECGVIIGLSEVADAGETLIAVDSDKQAREYANKRHEYNRQKELSKSTKVSIDELGAKIKEGNLKALPVILKADVQGSLEAIKASLEKLKNDEIKVNIIHSGVGGITQSDIELASASENSIVLGFNIRPTGEIKERAKDKGVEIKTYNVIYNLLDDVKALLGGMMSPIISEEQLGQAEIRQVINVPKLGQIAGCMVTEGTINRGAKIRLIRDGVVVFEGNVSSLKRFKDDVREVAKGYECGVGIEGCNDMRVGDYIESYKEVEEQVSL